From the Papaver somniferum cultivar HN1 chromosome 2, ASM357369v1, whole genome shotgun sequence genome, the window GATATTGCTACAAATAAGTGAAGAGAACCAAATAAGTCCATTGATAGATAGTTTTAAACCGAGCGGTTCAAATTAGTGCAACCCTGACAAAACTGCCAAAACATAACTTTGATACTTGTTTTTTTATAAAGAGTACAATGATTCTTTGAGTAAATTTGGCTGTTAAAGAGAGATATTTGGGCATCAGAGGCAAAGGGAAGAGGCTGCTATGTAAAGTGGATCTGTGTGTTCTTAAGTTTATCTTCAGCGATATCAATTACATGACCAAGCACAAAGATGATATACTCGGCAGGTTTCAATGGTAAAACGAGATGCCGTGTTATAGATATTTCTTCATCTAGTTTAATTTTCAGAGTGATCATGCATTTCAAAATTTTGAGCAAATAAAACAACAAGTAAAATATTATGAATGCAAGGCACCATGCTGAAGTAAACAGCACATCAAACAAGTAAAGAAAGAGACAATACTGTACAAGTTAAGTGGTGCTTGAAATAGTTCATAGGATTGAGAAGGAAATCATATTACTTGTTGTACGGAGTACATGGCCTGGTTCTCTTGAAAGTTCAATTACTGATCCTCGCGGTAGCTTATACTCATCTTTAAACTGGGATGTGAAGCTGCAATAGAAAGACAATAACATTAaagccaagttaaaaccacacgAACACTTAGTGAAAGAGCATAAACTCGTTGAAATTGAGATAATTACCTCTGAAGCAATTCTGCATTATCTGCACCACCAAATTTCTTGAGTCTGTTTCCAACAGAGTCTTCAAAAGCATTCCGTACAGAACGAATACTTAATCTTCCATAAGCTATCTGAAGCCTAACAGTCATACATATATCCTTTTCCATGATATCCTCATTAAGTTTACTTTCTTTGAGTTCAGAAGCCGAAAACTCGCTATACTTGTCAGTTAACAATTTCTTTATCTCACCATCATCGGCATAAACACCTATGAAGGTAATCAGACACTTGATTTCAATACAAAGGATTCAGCAGATATACTAGTTTTAAACAACTTAAAAATTCATTTCTATATTGTGTACAGAAATTCACGACATAGACAGTGAAAATTTCCTACATTTAGAGAGTGGGTGATTTACCAAAAGCGTAGACATCAATATTCTTCAACCCAAAGAGAACTTTTCTTCGTAACCCAATTCCAAGGAGTCGTCTATTAtcattcaaaatggcgggaaatggAAACCCAGTTTTGGAATCAGTTACAGTCTCAGCAGAAGTTAATGAAAGAGAACCCCACAATGGAGAAGGATTAGAAGAAGACAAGTGAGAGATGAAATcatcaaatgttttttttttcttattaagtGAAATGGCTGCACCCATTCCAATTCCAAAACCTAATGTCACTGCTGCAATTGAACCAGCAGCCATGGCTGCTCGAGAGAAAGACTCAAGGGGCTTTTTAGGGTTGTTTTTTGGGGGCTGAGAAAACGAGAAAGGGAAACGCAGagaaaccatttttctttttcttttgcttctCTTGTTTTTCTCTGGAGAAAGAAGATACAGTCTACTTCTTCTCAACTACAAGGAGTTAATGCTCCTGGCAGCCCCTGCCTGGATGCCGTAACGTGGGTGCTGCTAATCATTAACGTGGGTGCTGCTAATCATTAACGTGGGTGCTATTAAACCCAGTTTTGCCTTTGCTTAACTTCCCGCTGTGAAGCAGCAGTAGCCTTTCCGCTCCTTCTCTACTACTCTCTAAGCTTGATACCGGATTCACTAAGTTTACATCTACATAAGTAAAGAGGTATTTTTCTACAATCTGCTTCTTCTTACAATCGTTAACTCTAATTT encodes:
- the LOC113347452 gene encoding fatty-acid-binding protein 1-like; the protein is MVSLRFPFSFSQPPKNNPKKPLESFSRAAMAAGSIAAVTLGFGIGMGAAISLNKKKKTFDDFISHLSSSNPSPLWGSLSLTSAETVTDSKTGFPFPAILNDNRRLLGIGLRRKVLFGLKNIDVYAFGVYADDGEIKKLLTDKYSEFSASELKESKLNEDIMEKDICMTVRLQIAYGRLSIRSVRNAFEDSVGNRLKKFGGADNAELLQSFTSQFKDEYKLPRGSVIELSREPGHVLRTTIDGKEVGSIQSKLLCRSIFDLYIGEDPFDTQAKEDIKQNLAALLKE